From a single Canis lupus baileyi chromosome 14, mCanLup2.hap1, whole genome shotgun sequence genomic region:
- the TMEM276 gene encoding transmembrane protein 276, giving the protein MASKPWNEWSTTLSHLTLGVVSLHAAVSTAQASRGAAAGFLLQALASATLLAPGLGTDEDSLAGAWVATVIGLPLLAFDFHWVNGDRSSANLLLGGGMVLAVAGDHLGAEGRSVAGQAVVLVVAVTILIVAVFTTNTYGMWGGAMLGAAGLLSRLEEDRLLLLPKEDICRWALAAGSWAYHRALHTQRLQWE; this is encoded by the exons ATGGCCTCCAAGCCTTGGAATGAGTGGAGTACCACCCTGTCCCACCTGACACTGGGAGTGGTGTCTCTGCATGCAGCCGTGAGCACTGCCCAG GCAAGTCGAGGGGCGGCTGCTGGCTTCCTGCTCCAGGCCTTGGCCTCTGCCACCTTGCTGGCCCCAGGGCTGGGCACAGATGAAGACTCTCTTGCTGGAGCCTGGGTGGCCACTGTCATCGGCCTGCCCCTTCTGGCCTTTGATTTCCATTGGGTGAATGGGGACCGCTCCTCTGCCAACCTGCTCCTGGGAGGAGGGATGGTGCTGGCTGTGGCCGGTGACCACCTTGGTGCTGAGGGTCGCTCTGTGGCTGGCCAGGCAGTGGTGCTGGTGGTTGCAGTGACTATCCTCATCGTGGCTGTTTTCACAACCAACACTTATGGAATGTGGGGGGGTGCGATGTTGGGTGCTGCAGGCCTCCTGAGCCGGCTGGAGGAAGACAGACTGCTGCTGCTGCCAAAAGAGGACATCTGTCGCTGGGCCCTTGCTGCAGGCAGTTGGGCCTACCACCGAGCCCTGCACACACAGCGCCTGCAGTGGGAGTGA
- the KIFC2 gene encoding kinesin-like protein KIFC2 isoform X3 has product MYAFYSLLIYIFYSLFRRDGAAPAAGDPEDPAQPAGCKRGGRRRPDPPTAELWTELTGLVGLPGCSESEDGPEEGAEGRPAEVSLEEALVRLAEFLSVQLGAEESFGNPPPDLTKPSDVPPLLTVTGQLLALLAWIRSPRGRQALSQGTQPAAEGQCPTPAGSPSQEESPPLSPRDEAQGQNPPQLAEDQRAWQRLEQLILGQLEELRQQLEVQEEELGRLRLGVEEAEALVELQSRLQEAQDTTEALQVQLGVQEVQLQGLRGALRQLQQETEQNCRRELRQMLGQLAGLRTRMASLRQGCGDLRGLVSTFTQSCQCSLNEARGQVSWALGALSAGAAGTQLPEEQQRPPTGCPGRLLELKGNIRVLCRLRPGTPSSLVSSEPGPSGTVTTCYRGRQRRFRLDWVFSPEASQEEVFRELEPAVLSCLRGYSVCIFTYGQTGTGKTYSMEGPPEDPGIAPRALQSLFQEMGTGGHHRVTLSMVEIYNEAVRDLLAPGPPERLAVRQGPAGQGGIQVAGLTYWDVPNLETLHQMLSLGRSNRATAATTKNRHSSRSHALVTLTLRTAAPPRGPGTAGTLHLVDLAGSERAWKAGAAGTSRGDRDGAQRLREARTINRSLLALGGVMAALRARRPHVPFRDSQLTRLLQPALGPGATAVLLLQISTRPEDLGETVCSLKFAERVGQVELGPARRCRVPRSGTPSSLSTDTPLTGTPCTPTPPPGSPPSPGPDSDSSSALGTQKAGDS; this is encoded by the exons ATGTACGCCTTCTATTCGCTGCTCATCTACATCTTCTACAGCCTCTTCCGCAGGGATGGCGCTGCCCCGGCGGCCGGCGACCCCGAGGACCCCGCCCAG CCTGCAGGTTGCAAGCGCGGGGGTCGCCGCCGCCCCGACCCGCCCACGGCGGAACTGTGGACCGAGCTGACAGGCCTGGTCG GCCTCCCGGGCTGCTCCGAGTCCGAGGATGGACCGGAAGAGGGAGCGGAGGGCCGCCCTGCCGAGGTGTCCCTGGAAGAGGCTCTCGTGCGTCTTGCTGAGTTCCTCTCCGTCCAGCTGGGGGCGGAAGAGAGCTTCGGGAATCCTCCTCCTGACCTGACCAAG CCGAGCGATGTCCCCCCACTGTTGACGGTGACGGGTCAGCTCTTGGCTCTCCTGGCCTGGATTCGGAGCCCCAGGGGAAGGCAGGCCCTGTCCCAGGGGACTCAGCCAGCCGCCGAGGGGCAGTGCCCCACTCCTGCTG GATCCCCATCTCAAGAAGAAAGCCCTCCTCTCTCACCAAGGGATGAGGCCCAGGGGCAGAACCCTCCCCAGTTGGCGGAGGACCAGAGGGCGTGGCAGCGGCTGGAGCAGCTCATCCTTGGACAG CTAGAAGAGCTGCGACAGCAGCTAGAAgtgcaggaggaggagctgggccgATTGCGCCTGGGAGTG GAGGAGGCGGAGGCACTGGTGGAGCTGCAGAGCCGGCTTCAGGAAGCCCAGGACACCACAGAAGCACTTCAAGTCCAG CTGGGGGTGCAGGAGGTGCAGCTGCAGGGCCTGCGGGGGGCCCTTCGGCAGCTCCAGCAGGAGACTGAGCAGAACTGTAGAAGGGAGCTGCGGCAGATGCTCGGGCAGTTGGCAG GACTTCGGACACGTATGGCCAGCCTGCGTCAGGGCTGTGGGGACCTCCGAGGACTGGTCAGCACGTTTACCCAGAGCTGTCAGTGTTCGCTCAATGAGGCCCGGGGTCAG gtatcctgggccctgggggcacTGTCAGCTGGCGCGGCTGGGACTCAGCTCCCTGAGGAGCAGCAGAGGCCCCCAACTGGATGCCCAGGGCGGCTGCTGGAGCTCAAGG GAAATATCCGTGTGCTGTGTCGGCTGAGGCCAGGGACACCCTCCAGCCTGGTGAGCTCGGAGCCTGGCCCCAGTGGCACTGTCACCACCTGCTATCGAGGGCGCCAGCGTCGCTTTCGCCTGGACTGGGTCTTCTCTCCAGAGGCCAGCCAGGAGGAG GTCTTCAGGGAGCTGGAGCCAGCTGTGCTGTCCTGCCTCCGAGGCTACAGCGTCTGCATTTTCACCTATGGTCAGACAGGGACAGGGAAGACCTACAGtatggag GGCCCACCTGAGGACCCTGGCATAGCTCCTAGGGCACTGCAGTCACTGTTCCAGGAAATGGGGACTGGGGGACACCACCGTGTGACTCTCAGCATGGTGGAGATCTACAATGAGGCTGTCAG GGACCTCCTAGCCCCAGGGCCTCCTGAACGCCTGGCCGTCAGGCAGGGCCCGGCAGGCCAGGGGGGCATTCAGGTGGCTGGCCTGACGTACTGGGACGTGCCCAACCTGGAGACGCTGCACCAG ATGCTGAGCCTGGGGAGGAGCAACCGGgccaccgccgccaccaccaAGAATAGGCACAGCTCTCGGTCTCACGCCTTGGTCACGCTAACGCTGCGCACGGCGGCCCCCCCGCGCGGGCCGGGCACCGCAG GCACCCTGCACCTGGTGGACCTGGCGGGATCCGAGCGTGCCTGGaaggcgggggcggccggcacgtCGCGGGGAGACCGAGACGGCGCGCAGCGGCTGCGGGAGGCCCGGACCATCAACCGCTCGCTGCTGGCCCTGGGCGGCGTGATGGCTGCGCTGCGGGCCCGCCGGCCGCACGTGCCCTTCCGCGACTCGCAGCTCACGCGCCTGCTGCAGCCCGCGCTCGGGCCGGGCGCCACCGCCGTGCTGCTGCTGCAG ATTTCCACGCGGCCGGAGGACCTGGGCGAGACTGTGTGCTCGCTGAAGTTCGCCGAGCGAGTGGGCCAGGTGGAGCTGGGGCCCGCCCGGCGCTGCAGGGTTCCGCGCTCGGGGACGCCGTCTTCGCTCAGCACCGACACGCCGCTCACCGGGACCCCGTGCACGCCCACGCCGCCCCCTGGCAGCCCTCCCAGCCCCGGCCCAGACAGCGACTCCAGCTCGGCCCTCGGGACCCAAAAGGCCGGGGACTCCTAG
- the KIFC2 gene encoding kinesin-like protein KIFC2 isoform X4, with protein sequence MYAFYSLLIYIFYSLFRRDGAAPAAGDPEDPAQPAGCKRGGRRRPDPPTAELWTELTGLVGLPGCSESEDGPEEGAEGRPAEVSLEEALVRLAEFLSVQLGAEESFGNPPPDLTKPSDVPPLLTVTGQLLALLAWIRSPRGRQALSQGTQPAAEGQCPTPAGSPSQEESPPLSPRDEAQGQNPPQLAEDQRAWQRLEQLILGQEEAEALVELQSRLQEAQDTTEALQVQLGVQEVQLQGLRGALRQLQQETEQNCRRELRQMLGQLAGLRTRMASLRQGCGDLRGLVSTFTQSCQCSLNEARGQVSWALGALSAGAAGTQLPEEQQRPPTGCPGRLLELKGNIRVLCRLRPGTPSSLVSSEPGPSGTVTTCYRGRQRRFRLDWVFSPEASQEEVFRELEPAVLSCLRGYSVCIFTYGQTGTGKTYSMEGPPEDPGIAPRALQSLFQEMGTGGHHRVTLSMVEIYNEAVRDLLAPGPPERLAVRQGPAGQGGIQVAGLTYWDVPNLETLHQMLSLGRSNRATAATTKNRHSSRSHALVTLTLRTAAPPRGPGTAGTLHLVDLAGSERAWKAGAAGTSRGDRDGAQRLREARTINRSLLALGGVMAALRARRPHVPFRDSQLTRLLQPALGPGATAVLLLQISTRPEDLGETVCSLKFAERVGQVELGPARRCRVPRSGTPSSLSTDTPLTGTPCTPTPPPGSPPSPGPDSDSSSALGTQKAGDS encoded by the exons ATGTACGCCTTCTATTCGCTGCTCATCTACATCTTCTACAGCCTCTTCCGCAGGGATGGCGCTGCCCCGGCGGCCGGCGACCCCGAGGACCCCGCCCAG CCTGCAGGTTGCAAGCGCGGGGGTCGCCGCCGCCCCGACCCGCCCACGGCGGAACTGTGGACCGAGCTGACAGGCCTGGTCG GCCTCCCGGGCTGCTCCGAGTCCGAGGATGGACCGGAAGAGGGAGCGGAGGGCCGCCCTGCCGAGGTGTCCCTGGAAGAGGCTCTCGTGCGTCTTGCTGAGTTCCTCTCCGTCCAGCTGGGGGCGGAAGAGAGCTTCGGGAATCCTCCTCCTGACCTGACCAAG CCGAGCGATGTCCCCCCACTGTTGACGGTGACGGGTCAGCTCTTGGCTCTCCTGGCCTGGATTCGGAGCCCCAGGGGAAGGCAGGCCCTGTCCCAGGGGACTCAGCCAGCCGCCGAGGGGCAGTGCCCCACTCCTGCTG GATCCCCATCTCAAGAAGAAAGCCCTCCTCTCTCACCAAGGGATGAGGCCCAGGGGCAGAACCCTCCCCAGTTGGCGGAGGACCAGAGGGCGTGGCAGCGGCTGGAGCAGCTCATCCTTGGACAG GAGGAGGCGGAGGCACTGGTGGAGCTGCAGAGCCGGCTTCAGGAAGCCCAGGACACCACAGAAGCACTTCAAGTCCAG CTGGGGGTGCAGGAGGTGCAGCTGCAGGGCCTGCGGGGGGCCCTTCGGCAGCTCCAGCAGGAGACTGAGCAGAACTGTAGAAGGGAGCTGCGGCAGATGCTCGGGCAGTTGGCAG GACTTCGGACACGTATGGCCAGCCTGCGTCAGGGCTGTGGGGACCTCCGAGGACTGGTCAGCACGTTTACCCAGAGCTGTCAGTGTTCGCTCAATGAGGCCCGGGGTCAG gtatcctgggccctgggggcacTGTCAGCTGGCGCGGCTGGGACTCAGCTCCCTGAGGAGCAGCAGAGGCCCCCAACTGGATGCCCAGGGCGGCTGCTGGAGCTCAAGG GAAATATCCGTGTGCTGTGTCGGCTGAGGCCAGGGACACCCTCCAGCCTGGTGAGCTCGGAGCCTGGCCCCAGTGGCACTGTCACCACCTGCTATCGAGGGCGCCAGCGTCGCTTTCGCCTGGACTGGGTCTTCTCTCCAGAGGCCAGCCAGGAGGAG GTCTTCAGGGAGCTGGAGCCAGCTGTGCTGTCCTGCCTCCGAGGCTACAGCGTCTGCATTTTCACCTATGGTCAGACAGGGACAGGGAAGACCTACAGtatggag GGCCCACCTGAGGACCCTGGCATAGCTCCTAGGGCACTGCAGTCACTGTTCCAGGAAATGGGGACTGGGGGACACCACCGTGTGACTCTCAGCATGGTGGAGATCTACAATGAGGCTGTCAG GGACCTCCTAGCCCCAGGGCCTCCTGAACGCCTGGCCGTCAGGCAGGGCCCGGCAGGCCAGGGGGGCATTCAGGTGGCTGGCCTGACGTACTGGGACGTGCCCAACCTGGAGACGCTGCACCAG ATGCTGAGCCTGGGGAGGAGCAACCGGgccaccgccgccaccaccaAGAATAGGCACAGCTCTCGGTCTCACGCCTTGGTCACGCTAACGCTGCGCACGGCGGCCCCCCCGCGCGGGCCGGGCACCGCAG GCACCCTGCACCTGGTGGACCTGGCGGGATCCGAGCGTGCCTGGaaggcgggggcggccggcacgtCGCGGGGAGACCGAGACGGCGCGCAGCGGCTGCGGGAGGCCCGGACCATCAACCGCTCGCTGCTGGCCCTGGGCGGCGTGATGGCTGCGCTGCGGGCCCGCCGGCCGCACGTGCCCTTCCGCGACTCGCAGCTCACGCGCCTGCTGCAGCCCGCGCTCGGGCCGGGCGCCACCGCCGTGCTGCTGCTGCAG ATTTCCACGCGGCCGGAGGACCTGGGCGAGACTGTGTGCTCGCTGAAGTTCGCCGAGCGAGTGGGCCAGGTGGAGCTGGGGCCCGCCCGGCGCTGCAGGGTTCCGCGCTCGGGGACGCCGTCTTCGCTCAGCACCGACACGCCGCTCACCGGGACCCCGTGCACGCCCACGCCGCCCCCTGGCAGCCCTCCCAGCCCCGGCCCAGACAGCGACTCCAGCTCGGCCCTCGGGACCCAAAAGGCCGGGGACTCCTAG
- the KIFC2 gene encoding kinesin-like protein KIFC2 isoform X2 — protein sequence MYAFYSLLIYIFYSLFRRDGAAPAAGDPEDPAQPAGCKRGGRRRPDPPTAELWTELTGLVGLPGCSESEDGPEEGAEGRPAEVSLEEALVRLAEFLSVQLGAEESFGNPPPDLTKPSDVPPLLTVTGQLLALLAWIRSPRGRQALSQGTQPAAEGQCPTPAGSPSQEESPPLSPRDEAQGQNPPQLAEDQRAWQRLEQLILGQGATDSEKRVQHLTLENEALKQSLSLTRDLLLHWGPGPSTRAPQEEAEALVELQSRLQEAQDTTEALQVQLGVQEVQLQGLRGALRQLQQETEQNCRRELRQMLGQLAGLRTRMASLRQGCGDLRGLVSTFTQSCQCSLNEARGQVSWALGALSAGAAGTQLPEEQQRPPTGCPGRLLELKGNIRVLCRLRPGTPSSLVSSEPGPSGTVTTCYRGRQRRFRLDWVFSPEASQEEVFRELEPAVLSCLRGYSVCIFTYGQTGTGKTYSMEGPPEDPGIAPRALQSLFQEMGTGGHHRVTLSMVEIYNEAVRDLLAPGPPERLAVRQGPAGQGGIQVAGLTYWDVPNLETLHQMLSLGRSNRATAATTKNRHSSRSHALVTLTLRTAAPPRGPGTAGTLHLVDLAGSERAWKAGAAGTSRGDRDGAQRLREARTINRSLLALGGVMAALRARRPHVPFRDSQLTRLLQPALGPGATAVLLLQISTRPEDLGETVCSLKFAERVGQVELGPARRCRVPRSGTPSSLSTDTPLTGTPCTPTPPPGSPPSPGPDSDSSSALGTQKAGDS from the exons ATGTACGCCTTCTATTCGCTGCTCATCTACATCTTCTACAGCCTCTTCCGCAGGGATGGCGCTGCCCCGGCGGCCGGCGACCCCGAGGACCCCGCCCAG CCTGCAGGTTGCAAGCGCGGGGGTCGCCGCCGCCCCGACCCGCCCACGGCGGAACTGTGGACCGAGCTGACAGGCCTGGTCG GCCTCCCGGGCTGCTCCGAGTCCGAGGATGGACCGGAAGAGGGAGCGGAGGGCCGCCCTGCCGAGGTGTCCCTGGAAGAGGCTCTCGTGCGTCTTGCTGAGTTCCTCTCCGTCCAGCTGGGGGCGGAAGAGAGCTTCGGGAATCCTCCTCCTGACCTGACCAAG CCGAGCGATGTCCCCCCACTGTTGACGGTGACGGGTCAGCTCTTGGCTCTCCTGGCCTGGATTCGGAGCCCCAGGGGAAGGCAGGCCCTGTCCCAGGGGACTCAGCCAGCCGCCGAGGGGCAGTGCCCCACTCCTGCTG GATCCCCATCTCAAGAAGAAAGCCCTCCTCTCTCACCAAGGGATGAGGCCCAGGGGCAGAACCCTCCCCAGTTGGCGGAGGACCAGAGGGCGTGGCAGCGGCTGGAGCAGCTCATCCTTGGACAG GGGGCGACAGACTCCGAGAAGAGAGTTCAGCATCTAACCCTGGAGAATGAGGCTCTGAAACAGAGCCTGAGCCTCACCCGGGATCTCCTGCTGCACTGGGGTCCTGGCCCCTCCACCAGGGCCCCCCAG GAGGAGGCGGAGGCACTGGTGGAGCTGCAGAGCCGGCTTCAGGAAGCCCAGGACACCACAGAAGCACTTCAAGTCCAG CTGGGGGTGCAGGAGGTGCAGCTGCAGGGCCTGCGGGGGGCCCTTCGGCAGCTCCAGCAGGAGACTGAGCAGAACTGTAGAAGGGAGCTGCGGCAGATGCTCGGGCAGTTGGCAG GACTTCGGACACGTATGGCCAGCCTGCGTCAGGGCTGTGGGGACCTCCGAGGACTGGTCAGCACGTTTACCCAGAGCTGTCAGTGTTCGCTCAATGAGGCCCGGGGTCAG gtatcctgggccctgggggcacTGTCAGCTGGCGCGGCTGGGACTCAGCTCCCTGAGGAGCAGCAGAGGCCCCCAACTGGATGCCCAGGGCGGCTGCTGGAGCTCAAGG GAAATATCCGTGTGCTGTGTCGGCTGAGGCCAGGGACACCCTCCAGCCTGGTGAGCTCGGAGCCTGGCCCCAGTGGCACTGTCACCACCTGCTATCGAGGGCGCCAGCGTCGCTTTCGCCTGGACTGGGTCTTCTCTCCAGAGGCCAGCCAGGAGGAG GTCTTCAGGGAGCTGGAGCCAGCTGTGCTGTCCTGCCTCCGAGGCTACAGCGTCTGCATTTTCACCTATGGTCAGACAGGGACAGGGAAGACCTACAGtatggag GGCCCACCTGAGGACCCTGGCATAGCTCCTAGGGCACTGCAGTCACTGTTCCAGGAAATGGGGACTGGGGGACACCACCGTGTGACTCTCAGCATGGTGGAGATCTACAATGAGGCTGTCAG GGACCTCCTAGCCCCAGGGCCTCCTGAACGCCTGGCCGTCAGGCAGGGCCCGGCAGGCCAGGGGGGCATTCAGGTGGCTGGCCTGACGTACTGGGACGTGCCCAACCTGGAGACGCTGCACCAG ATGCTGAGCCTGGGGAGGAGCAACCGGgccaccgccgccaccaccaAGAATAGGCACAGCTCTCGGTCTCACGCCTTGGTCACGCTAACGCTGCGCACGGCGGCCCCCCCGCGCGGGCCGGGCACCGCAG GCACCCTGCACCTGGTGGACCTGGCGGGATCCGAGCGTGCCTGGaaggcgggggcggccggcacgtCGCGGGGAGACCGAGACGGCGCGCAGCGGCTGCGGGAGGCCCGGACCATCAACCGCTCGCTGCTGGCCCTGGGCGGCGTGATGGCTGCGCTGCGGGCCCGCCGGCCGCACGTGCCCTTCCGCGACTCGCAGCTCACGCGCCTGCTGCAGCCCGCGCTCGGGCCGGGCGCCACCGCCGTGCTGCTGCTGCAG ATTTCCACGCGGCCGGAGGACCTGGGCGAGACTGTGTGCTCGCTGAAGTTCGCCGAGCGAGTGGGCCAGGTGGAGCTGGGGCCCGCCCGGCGCTGCAGGGTTCCGCGCTCGGGGACGCCGTCTTCGCTCAGCACCGACACGCCGCTCACCGGGACCCCGTGCACGCCCACGCCGCCCCCTGGCAGCCCTCCCAGCCCCGGCCCAGACAGCGACTCCAGCTCGGCCCTCGGGACCCAAAAGGCCGGGGACTCCTAG
- the KIFC2 gene encoding kinesin-like protein KIFC2 isoform X1 encodes MYAFYSLLIYIFYSLFRRDGAAPAAGDPEDPAQPAGCKRGGRRRPDPPTAELWTELTGLVGLPGCSESEDGPEEGAEGRPAEVSLEEALVRLAEFLSVQLGAEESFGNPPPDLTKPSDVPPLLTVTGQLLALLAWIRSPRGRQALSQGTQPAAEGQCPTPAGSPSQEESPPLSPRDEAQGQNPPQLAEDQRAWQRLEQLILGQLEELRQQLEVQEEELGRLRLGVGATDSEKRVQHLTLENEALKQSLSLTRDLLLHWGPGPSTRAPQEEAEALVELQSRLQEAQDTTEALQVQLGVQEVQLQGLRGALRQLQQETEQNCRRELRQMLGQLAGLRTRMASLRQGCGDLRGLVSTFTQSCQCSLNEARGQVSWALGALSAGAAGTQLPEEQQRPPTGCPGRLLELKGNIRVLCRLRPGTPSSLVSSEPGPSGTVTTCYRGRQRRFRLDWVFSPEASQEEVFRELEPAVLSCLRGYSVCIFTYGQTGTGKTYSMEGPPEDPGIAPRALQSLFQEMGTGGHHRVTLSMVEIYNEAVRDLLAPGPPERLAVRQGPAGQGGIQVAGLTYWDVPNLETLHQMLSLGRSNRATAATTKNRHSSRSHALVTLTLRTAAPPRGPGTAGTLHLVDLAGSERAWKAGAAGTSRGDRDGAQRLREARTINRSLLALGGVMAALRARRPHVPFRDSQLTRLLQPALGPGATAVLLLQISTRPEDLGETVCSLKFAERVGQVELGPARRCRVPRSGTPSSLSTDTPLTGTPCTPTPPPGSPPSPGPDSDSSSALGTQKAGDS; translated from the exons ATGTACGCCTTCTATTCGCTGCTCATCTACATCTTCTACAGCCTCTTCCGCAGGGATGGCGCTGCCCCGGCGGCCGGCGACCCCGAGGACCCCGCCCAG CCTGCAGGTTGCAAGCGCGGGGGTCGCCGCCGCCCCGACCCGCCCACGGCGGAACTGTGGACCGAGCTGACAGGCCTGGTCG GCCTCCCGGGCTGCTCCGAGTCCGAGGATGGACCGGAAGAGGGAGCGGAGGGCCGCCCTGCCGAGGTGTCCCTGGAAGAGGCTCTCGTGCGTCTTGCTGAGTTCCTCTCCGTCCAGCTGGGGGCGGAAGAGAGCTTCGGGAATCCTCCTCCTGACCTGACCAAG CCGAGCGATGTCCCCCCACTGTTGACGGTGACGGGTCAGCTCTTGGCTCTCCTGGCCTGGATTCGGAGCCCCAGGGGAAGGCAGGCCCTGTCCCAGGGGACTCAGCCAGCCGCCGAGGGGCAGTGCCCCACTCCTGCTG GATCCCCATCTCAAGAAGAAAGCCCTCCTCTCTCACCAAGGGATGAGGCCCAGGGGCAGAACCCTCCCCAGTTGGCGGAGGACCAGAGGGCGTGGCAGCGGCTGGAGCAGCTCATCCTTGGACAG CTAGAAGAGCTGCGACAGCAGCTAGAAgtgcaggaggaggagctgggccgATTGCGCCTGGGAGTG GGGGCGACAGACTCCGAGAAGAGAGTTCAGCATCTAACCCTGGAGAATGAGGCTCTGAAACAGAGCCTGAGCCTCACCCGGGATCTCCTGCTGCACTGGGGTCCTGGCCCCTCCACCAGGGCCCCCCAG GAGGAGGCGGAGGCACTGGTGGAGCTGCAGAGCCGGCTTCAGGAAGCCCAGGACACCACAGAAGCACTTCAAGTCCAG CTGGGGGTGCAGGAGGTGCAGCTGCAGGGCCTGCGGGGGGCCCTTCGGCAGCTCCAGCAGGAGACTGAGCAGAACTGTAGAAGGGAGCTGCGGCAGATGCTCGGGCAGTTGGCAG GACTTCGGACACGTATGGCCAGCCTGCGTCAGGGCTGTGGGGACCTCCGAGGACTGGTCAGCACGTTTACCCAGAGCTGTCAGTGTTCGCTCAATGAGGCCCGGGGTCAG gtatcctgggccctgggggcacTGTCAGCTGGCGCGGCTGGGACTCAGCTCCCTGAGGAGCAGCAGAGGCCCCCAACTGGATGCCCAGGGCGGCTGCTGGAGCTCAAGG GAAATATCCGTGTGCTGTGTCGGCTGAGGCCAGGGACACCCTCCAGCCTGGTGAGCTCGGAGCCTGGCCCCAGTGGCACTGTCACCACCTGCTATCGAGGGCGCCAGCGTCGCTTTCGCCTGGACTGGGTCTTCTCTCCAGAGGCCAGCCAGGAGGAG GTCTTCAGGGAGCTGGAGCCAGCTGTGCTGTCCTGCCTCCGAGGCTACAGCGTCTGCATTTTCACCTATGGTCAGACAGGGACAGGGAAGACCTACAGtatggag GGCCCACCTGAGGACCCTGGCATAGCTCCTAGGGCACTGCAGTCACTGTTCCAGGAAATGGGGACTGGGGGACACCACCGTGTGACTCTCAGCATGGTGGAGATCTACAATGAGGCTGTCAG GGACCTCCTAGCCCCAGGGCCTCCTGAACGCCTGGCCGTCAGGCAGGGCCCGGCAGGCCAGGGGGGCATTCAGGTGGCTGGCCTGACGTACTGGGACGTGCCCAACCTGGAGACGCTGCACCAG ATGCTGAGCCTGGGGAGGAGCAACCGGgccaccgccgccaccaccaAGAATAGGCACAGCTCTCGGTCTCACGCCTTGGTCACGCTAACGCTGCGCACGGCGGCCCCCCCGCGCGGGCCGGGCACCGCAG GCACCCTGCACCTGGTGGACCTGGCGGGATCCGAGCGTGCCTGGaaggcgggggcggccggcacgtCGCGGGGAGACCGAGACGGCGCGCAGCGGCTGCGGGAGGCCCGGACCATCAACCGCTCGCTGCTGGCCCTGGGCGGCGTGATGGCTGCGCTGCGGGCCCGCCGGCCGCACGTGCCCTTCCGCGACTCGCAGCTCACGCGCCTGCTGCAGCCCGCGCTCGGGCCGGGCGCCACCGCCGTGCTGCTGCTGCAG ATTTCCACGCGGCCGGAGGACCTGGGCGAGACTGTGTGCTCGCTGAAGTTCGCCGAGCGAGTGGGCCAGGTGGAGCTGGGGCCCGCCCGGCGCTGCAGGGTTCCGCGCTCGGGGACGCCGTCTTCGCTCAGCACCGACACGCCGCTCACCGGGACCCCGTGCACGCCCACGCCGCCCCCTGGCAGCCCTCCCAGCCCCGGCCCAGACAGCGACTCCAGCTCGGCCCTCGGGACCCAAAAGGCCGGGGACTCCTAG
- the FOXH1 gene encoding forkhead box protein H1, whose protein sequence is MGPCSHPRLGLPGSESSSQPPKRRKKRYLRHDKPPYTYLAMIALVIQAAPSRRLKLAQIIRQVQAAFPFFKDDYEGWKDSIRHNLSSNRCFRKVPKDPAKPQAKGNFWAVDVSLIPAEALRLQNTALCRRWQSRGARGAFAKDLGPYVLHGWPYRPPSPQPPPSPQPPPSEGFSIKSLLGDPGEGAARGSPGEEGVRTPPLPCEQPPWPPCLLTGPRRADGEASQGGTSRPPPLSPEHRAWPLHLLQASPDPGGLPGGSHRPSLWGQLPTSYLPIYTPNVVMPLAPLPPASCPQCPPSTSSAYWGVASETHGPPGLLWDLDALFQGVPPNKSIYDVWVSHSRDPAASTPGWLLSWYSL, encoded by the exons atGGGGCCCTGCAGCCACCCAcgcctggggctccctgggtcGGAGTCGTCCTCCCAGCCCcccaagaggaggaagaagagatacCTGCGGCATGACAAGCCCCCCTACACCTACTTGGCCATGATTGCCTTGGTGATCCAGGCCGCACCCTCCCGCAGGCTGAAGCTGGCCCAG ATCATCCGTCAGGTCCAGGCCGCGTTCCCCTTCTTCAAGGACGACTACGAGGGCTGGAAGGACTCCATCCGCCACAACCTCTCCTCCAACCGCTGCTTCCGCAAG GTGCCTAAGGATCCGGCGAAGCCCCAGGCCAAGGGCAACTTCTGGGCCGTCGACGTGAGCCTGATCCCAGCCGAGGCGCTGCGGCTGCAGAACACGGCCCTGTGCAGGCGCTGGCAGAGCAGAGGCGCGCGGGGCGCCTTCGCCAAGGACCTGGGCCCCTACGTGCTGCACGGCTGGCCTTACCGTCCGCCCAGCCCCCAGCCGCCGCCCAGCCCCCAGCCGCCGCCCAGCGAGGGCTTCAGCATAAAGTCTTTGCTGGGGGACCCCggggaaggggcagcccggggcagcccgggggaggagggggtgcgcACTCCCCCCCTGCCCTGCGAGCAGCCTCCGTGGCCGCCCTGCCTGCTCACCGGGCCCAGGAGAGCAGATGGGGAGGcttcccagggggggaccagcaggcccccacccctttcccctgagcacagagcctggcctcTCCACTTACTGCAGGCTTCCCCAGACCCCGGGGGGCTGCCCGGTGGGAGTCACAGGCCCTCACTCTGGGGGCAGCTGCCCACCTCCTACTTGCCCATCTACACTCCCAATGTGGTAATGCCCCTGGCTCCACTACCACCCGCATCCTGTCCCCAGTGCCCACCTTCAACCAGCTCAGCCTACTGGGGGGTGGCCTCTGAAACTCACGGCCCCCCAGGGCTGCTCTGGGATCTCGATGCCCTCTTCCAGGGGGTACCACCCAACAAGAGCATCTATGATGTATGGGTGAGCCACTCCCGAGATCCAGCTGCCTCCACCCCTGGCTGGCTACTCTCCTGGTACAGCCTGTGA